In one window of Burkholderia cenocepacia DNA:
- a CDS encoding GNAT family N-acetyltransferase codes for MMFDPNAPVEVVTLRDERASEADAIGRVIRAAFAGEPQGGEFEQRIVDTLRTDGALSVSLVAERDGRIVGHVAFSPVAIGGEPAGSQQWYGLAPLAVRPDCQRQSIGAGLVRTGLDALRRLGARGCVVLGEPAYYTRFGFEPRGDIVFPGVPAEYFLALSFDESAPLPAGDVRYHDVFYPAA; via the coding sequence ATGATGTTCGACCCGAACGCGCCGGTCGAGGTCGTCACGCTGCGTGACGAACGGGCGAGCGAGGCCGACGCGATCGGCCGCGTGATCCGGGCGGCGTTCGCGGGCGAGCCGCAGGGCGGCGAGTTCGAACAGCGCATCGTCGACACGCTGCGCACGGACGGGGCGCTGAGCGTATCGCTCGTCGCGGAGCGCGACGGGCGTATCGTCGGGCACGTCGCGTTCTCGCCCGTCGCGATCGGCGGCGAGCCGGCCGGCAGCCAGCAGTGGTATGGGCTGGCACCGCTCGCGGTGCGGCCCGATTGCCAGCGGCAAAGCATCGGCGCGGGACTCGTGCGCACGGGGCTCGATGCGTTGCGGCGGCTCGGCGCGCGTGGCTGCGTGGTGCTGGGCGAGCCCGCGTATTACACGCGTTTCGGGTTCGAGCCGCGCGGCGACATCGTGTTTCCGGGCGTGCCGGCCGAGTATTTCCTCGCGCTGTCGTTCGACGAATCGGCGCCGCTGCCGGCGGGCGACGTGCGTTATCACGATGTGTTTTATCCCGCCGCGTAG
- the purL gene encoding phosphoribosylformylglycinamidine synthase, translating to MAHFSCFPGASALSDFRQTRLLDTLRQIDANIVAVRGQFLHFVNAAEPLSADDSARIDALMHYGEPFQPAGEKGATETFVVLPRFGTVSPWASKATDIAQHCGLTQVRRIERGVEFTVTLKSGLLGGKKALSDDARAAVAAALHDRMTESVVAARDDAKHLFDELPAKPLSTVDVLGVGRGALERANVELGLALADDEIDYLVDAFRNLERNPTDVELMMFAQANSEHCRHKIFNAQWTIDGEAQDMSLFAMIRNTEKLSPQGTIVAYSDNSSIMVGAEAERWFPRKAGAAGEPGERYGRHTELTHTLMKVETHNHPTAISPFPGAATGAGGEIRDEGATGRGARPKAGLTGFTVSNLDLPDARQPWENARDAAQPVAERNPNEQHGPYGRPDRIASPLQIMIDGPLGGAAFNNEFGRPNLGGYFRVYEQNVGGTVHGYHKPIMIAGGLGNIADQHTHKHDVPAGSLLIQIGGPGMRIGMGGGAASSMATGANTAELDFDSVQRGNPEIERRAQEVINGCWQLGAENPILSIHDVGAGGLSNAFPEIVDGAGKGARFELRKVALEESGLSPREIWSNEAQERYVLAIAPADLPRFEAICARERCPFAVVGVATDERQLKLVDDEATGADEYPVDMPMEVLLGKPPRMHRDVVRVATERAPVDVTGIALSEVAVDVLKHPTVGSKSFLITIGDRSVGGTSVRDQMVGPWQVPVADCAITALDYAGFKGEAMTMAERTPLAVIDAPASGRMAVGEAITNIASAPIASLDKLKLSANWMAACGTAGEDAALFDTVKAIGMELCPALGIGIPVGKDSLSMKTKWDEQGVAKEVVSPVSLIISAFAPVEDVRRHLTPQLRRVADAGDTVLIAIDLGRGKNRMGGSIFAQVTQQVGDTTPDVDDAEDLKRFFNAIQSLNAQDKLLAYHDRSDGGLWATVCEMAFAGHAGVSLNVDMLTLDPNHESDYGDAKDWAKQTSGLRDDRTLRALFSEELGAVVQVRASDRDAVLGALREFGLSTCSHVIGSVNDRDVIEVYRDAKKIFDAPRAELHRAWSEVSWRIARLRDNPACADAEYDALLDAADPGLSPVLTFDPADDIAAPFIATGARPRVAILREQGVNSHLETAYAFDRAGFDAHDVHMSDLLAGRATLADFAGAVACGGFSYGDVLGAGEGWAKTIRFNANLADMFSAFFARPDTFALGICNGCQMLSSIASMIPGAEAWPKFTRNKSEQFEARFSFVEVEKSPSIFFAGMEGSRIPVAVAHGEGYADFSQQGDIDRVAVAMRYVDHRGEATERYPFNPNGSPAGITSVTTADGRFSVLMPHMERVHRTVTMSWHPEGWGEASPWLRVFRNARRWIG from the coding sequence ATGGCTCACTTCTCGTGTTTTCCCGGCGCTTCGGCCCTCTCCGATTTCCGTCAAACCCGTCTGCTCGACACGCTCAGGCAAATCGACGCCAACATCGTCGCGGTGCGCGGCCAGTTCCTGCACTTCGTCAATGCGGCCGAGCCGCTGTCGGCCGACGACAGCGCGCGCATCGATGCGCTGATGCACTACGGCGAGCCGTTCCAGCCGGCGGGCGAGAAGGGCGCGACCGAGACCTTCGTCGTGCTGCCGCGCTTCGGCACGGTCTCGCCGTGGGCGAGCAAGGCGACCGACATCGCGCAGCACTGCGGCCTCACGCAGGTGCGCCGCATCGAGCGCGGCGTCGAATTCACGGTCACGCTGAAGTCGGGCCTGCTCGGCGGCAAGAAGGCGCTGTCGGACGACGCGCGCGCGGCCGTCGCGGCCGCGCTGCATGACCGGATGACCGAAAGCGTGGTCGCGGCGCGCGACGATGCGAAGCACCTGTTCGACGAACTGCCGGCCAAGCCGCTGTCGACCGTCGACGTGCTCGGCGTCGGCCGCGGCGCGCTGGAGCGCGCGAACGTCGAACTGGGCCTCGCGCTCGCCGACGACGAGATCGACTATCTGGTCGACGCGTTCCGCAATCTCGAACGCAACCCGACCGACGTCGAACTGATGATGTTCGCGCAGGCGAACAGCGAACACTGCCGCCACAAGATCTTCAACGCGCAGTGGACGATCGACGGCGAAGCGCAGGACATGTCGCTGTTCGCGATGATCCGCAACACCGAGAAGCTGAGCCCGCAGGGCACGATCGTCGCGTATTCGGACAACTCGTCGATCATGGTCGGCGCCGAAGCCGAGCGCTGGTTCCCGCGCAAGGCCGGTGCGGCTGGCGAGCCGGGTGAGCGCTACGGCCGCCACACCGAGCTCACGCACACGCTGATGAAGGTCGAGACGCACAACCATCCGACGGCGATCTCGCCGTTCCCGGGGGCGGCGACCGGCGCGGGCGGCGAAATCCGCGACGAAGGCGCGACGGGCCGCGGTGCGCGTCCGAAGGCCGGCCTCACGGGCTTCACCGTGTCGAATCTCGACCTGCCCGACGCCCGCCAGCCGTGGGAAAACGCGCGCGACGCCGCGCAGCCGGTGGCCGAGCGCAACCCGAACGAGCAGCACGGCCCGTACGGCCGTCCTGACCGCATCGCGTCGCCGCTGCAGATCATGATCGACGGCCCGCTCGGCGGCGCCGCGTTCAACAACGAATTCGGCCGCCCGAACCTCGGCGGCTATTTCCGCGTGTACGAGCAGAACGTCGGCGGCACGGTGCACGGCTATCACAAGCCGATCATGATCGCGGGCGGCCTCGGCAACATCGCGGATCAGCACACGCACAAGCACGACGTGCCGGCCGGCTCGCTGCTGATCCAGATCGGCGGCCCCGGCATGCGGATCGGCATGGGCGGCGGCGCCGCGAGCTCGATGGCGACCGGCGCGAACACGGCCGAACTCGACTTCGACTCGGTGCAGCGCGGCAACCCGGAAATCGAGCGGCGCGCGCAGGAAGTGATCAACGGCTGCTGGCAGCTCGGTGCGGAAAACCCGATCCTGAGCATCCACGACGTCGGCGCGGGCGGCCTGTCGAACGCATTCCCCGAAATCGTCGACGGCGCCGGCAAGGGCGCGCGCTTCGAACTGCGCAAGGTCGCGCTCGAGGAATCGGGCCTGTCGCCGCGCGAAATCTGGTCGAACGAGGCGCAGGAGCGCTACGTGCTGGCGATCGCGCCGGCCGACCTGCCGCGCTTCGAGGCGATCTGCGCGCGCGAGCGCTGCCCGTTCGCGGTGGTCGGTGTCGCGACTGACGAACGCCAGCTGAAGCTCGTCGACGACGAAGCGACGGGCGCCGACGAATACCCGGTCGACATGCCGATGGAAGTGCTGCTCGGCAAGCCGCCGCGCATGCACCGCGACGTCGTGCGCGTCGCGACCGAGCGCGCGCCGGTCGACGTGACGGGTATCGCACTGTCGGAAGTCGCGGTCGACGTGCTGAAGCACCCGACGGTCGGCAGCAAGTCGTTCCTGATCACGATCGGCGACCGTTCGGTCGGCGGTACGTCGGTGCGCGACCAGATGGTCGGCCCGTGGCAGGTGCCGGTGGCCGACTGCGCGATCACCGCGCTCGACTACGCGGGCTTCAAGGGCGAGGCGATGACGATGGCCGAGCGCACGCCGCTCGCCGTGATCGATGCGCCGGCATCGGGCCGCATGGCCGTTGGCGAAGCGATCACGAACATCGCGAGCGCGCCGATCGCGTCGCTCGACAAACTGAAGCTGTCGGCGAACTGGATGGCCGCGTGCGGCACGGCCGGCGAGGACGCCGCGCTGTTCGACACGGTCAAGGCGATCGGCATGGAGCTGTGCCCGGCGCTCGGGATCGGCATCCCGGTCGGCAAGGACTCGCTGTCGATGAAGACGAAGTGGGACGAGCAGGGCGTCGCGAAGGAAGTGGTGTCGCCGGTGTCGCTGATCATCTCCGCGTTCGCGCCGGTCGAGGACGTGCGCCGTCATCTGACGCCGCAACTGCGCCGCGTGGCCGACGCGGGCGACACAGTGCTGATCGCGATCGATCTCGGCCGCGGGAAGAACCGGATGGGCGGCAGCATCTTCGCGCAGGTCACGCAGCAGGTCGGCGACACGACGCCGGACGTCGACGACGCGGAAGACCTGAAGCGCTTCTTCAACGCGATCCAGTCGCTCAATGCGCAGGACAAGCTGCTCGCCTACCACGACCGCTCGGACGGCGGCCTGTGGGCAACCGTGTGCGAAATGGCGTTCGCGGGCCACGCGGGCGTGTCGCTGAACGTCGACATGCTGACGCTCGACCCGAACCACGAATCCGACTACGGCGACGCGAAGGACTGGGCGAAGCAGACGAGCGGCCTTCGCGACGACCGCACGCTGCGCGCACTGTTCTCCGAAGAACTCGGCGCTGTCGTGCAGGTACGCGCATCCGACCGCGATGCGGTGCTCGGCGCGCTGCGCGAATTCGGTCTGTCGACGTGCTCGCACGTGATCGGCTCGGTCAACGATCGCGACGTGATCGAGGTGTACCGCGATGCGAAGAAGATCTTCGACGCGCCGCGTGCCGAACTCCATCGCGCATGGAGCGAAGTGAGCTGGCGCATCGCGCGCCTGCGCGACAACCCAGCCTGCGCGGATGCCGAATACGACGCGCTGCTCGACGCGGCCGATCCGGGCCTCTCGCCGGTGCTCACGTTCGATCCGGCCGACGACATCGCCGCGCCGTTCATCGCGACGGGCGCACGGCCGCGCGTCGCGATCCTGCGCGAGCAGGGCGTGAACTCGCATCTGGAAACCGCGTACGCGTTCGATCGCGCAGGCTTCGATGCGCACGACGTGCACATGAGCGACCTGCTCGCCGGCCGCGCGACGCTGGCCGATTTCGCGGGTGCGGTCGCGTGCGGCGGCTTCTCGTACGGCGACGTGCTGGGTGCGGGCGAAGGCTGGGCGAAGACGATCCGTTTCAACGCGAACCTCGCCGACATGTTCTCGGCGTTCTTCGCGCGTCCCGATACGTTCGCCCTCGGTATCTGCAACGGCTGCCAGATGCTGTCGAGCATCGCGTCGATGATCCCGGGCGCGGAAGCGTGGCCGAAGTTCACGCGCAACAAGTCCGAGCAGTTCGAGGCGCGCTTCTCGTTCGTCGAGGTGGAGAAGTCGCCGTCGATCTTCTTCGCGGGGATGGAAGGCTCGCGGATTCCGGTCGCGGTCGCGCACGGCGAAGGCTACGCGGACTTCTCGCAGCAGGGCGACATCGACCGCGTCGCGGTCGCGATGCGCTACGTCGACCACCGCGGCGAAGCGACCGAACGCTATCCGTTCAACCCGAACGGGTCGCCGGCCGGCATCACGTCGGTCACGACGGCCGACGGCCGCTTCTCGGTGCTGATGCCGCACATGGAGCGGGTGCATCGCACGGTCACGATGAGCTGGCACCCGGAAGGCTGGGGTGAAGCGAGCCCGTGGCTGCGCGTGTTCCGCAACGCGCGCCGCTGGATCGGCTGA
- a CDS encoding FAD-dependent oxidoreductase — MDVIVIGGGISGVATAYQLRAAGHRVCVVERHATVAQGATYGDGGALLPSPLDVWFGPTFMRQRQPRDSGIVYKPGFNGGVRRFVKQLGTLREPDAFAAQYARLRPLIDVSRDTLADIEARLELEFEQKPGILHVVRDPRDWDALQPALDLLRTLDQPYRLLSADECAALEPSVPAEPGFAGGVLLETERTGNCPLFAKLVKQTLDEHGVQFCFGADVAAIRIDNGRAAVELVPPGNGSTAKAREVDVMSADAIVVAAGAGSLPLLERLGWRLPLHPVRTHTLTAPVAYEEHAPHLSVVDAIKRISITRTHQRLRIGGGAVLQSLADTAKPLAEPLSEAALALLGQAVHDWVPGAAKISAALSWQGMQLLSPDGLPVVGPTPHPRVFVNFGHGPAGWGLACGSAKVVTDYLGGNVQHWPAGTLAALSAGRFTT; from the coding sequence ATGGATGTCATCGTCATCGGCGGCGGAATCAGCGGCGTCGCCACCGCCTACCAGCTGCGCGCGGCCGGCCATCGCGTGTGCGTGGTCGAACGCCACGCGACCGTCGCGCAAGGCGCGACCTACGGCGACGGCGGCGCGCTGCTGCCGAGCCCGCTCGACGTCTGGTTCGGCCCGACGTTCATGCGCCAGCGCCAGCCGCGCGACAGCGGCATCGTCTACAAGCCGGGCTTCAACGGCGGCGTGCGCCGCTTCGTCAAGCAGCTCGGCACGCTGCGCGAGCCCGACGCGTTCGCCGCGCAGTACGCGCGGCTGCGCCCGCTGATCGACGTGTCGCGCGACACGCTCGCCGATATCGAGGCGCGCCTCGAGCTCGAATTCGAGCAGAAACCGGGCATCCTGCACGTCGTGCGCGATCCACGCGACTGGGATGCGCTGCAGCCCGCGCTCGACCTGCTGCGCACGCTCGACCAGCCGTACCGCCTCCTCAGCGCCGACGAATGCGCGGCGCTCGAACCGTCGGTGCCGGCGGAGCCCGGCTTTGCCGGCGGCGTGCTGCTCGAAACCGAGCGCACCGGCAATTGCCCGCTGTTCGCGAAACTGGTCAAGCAGACGCTCGACGAGCACGGCGTGCAGTTCTGCTTCGGCGCGGACGTCGCCGCGATCCGCATCGACAACGGCCGGGCCGCGGTCGAGCTCGTGCCGCCGGGCAACGGGAGCACGGCGAAGGCGCGCGAGGTCGACGTGATGTCCGCCGACGCGATCGTGGTCGCCGCCGGCGCGGGCAGCCTCCCGCTGCTCGAACGGCTCGGCTGGCGCTTGCCGCTGCATCCGGTCCGCACCCATACGCTCACCGCGCCTGTCGCGTACGAAGAACACGCACCGCACCTGAGCGTCGTCGATGCGATCAAGCGAATCTCGATCACGCGCACCCACCAGCGGTTGCGTATCGGCGGCGGCGCCGTGCTGCAGAGCCTCGCCGATACCGCGAAGCCGCTCGCCGAGCCGTTGTCCGAGGCCGCGCTCGCGCTGCTCGGCCAGGCCGTCCACGACTGGGTGCCCGGCGCCGCGAAGATTTCGGCCGCGCTGTCGTGGCAAGGCATGCAACTGCTGTCGCCGGACGGCCTGCCCGTCGTGGGTCCGACCCCGCATCCACGCGTGTTCGTCAATTTCGGCCATGGCCCGGCCGGCTGGGGCCTCGCGTGCGGGTCTGCTAAAGTGGTGACCGACTATCTGGGCGGCAACGTCCAGCACTGGCCCGCCGGCACGCTCGCCGCGCTGAGCGCCGGCCGCTTCACGACCTGA
- a CDS encoding NAD(P)H-hydrate dehydratase, translating into MTVTHPLPDSDPIALLRVVDLRAAEADATAALPPHTLMGRAGAAAARWLSERIAGDDRPVWFAVGPGNNGGDALVAAAQLQQLGVATHAWMPVPVKPDDAQWALGLARSAGVPLSATPPASLDGYAWIVDGLFGIGLGRALGGAFAEQAARIAAHARGGGRVLALDVPSGLDSDTGRIVGAGIAVAATHTLTFIGAKPGLYTGEGRDLAGEIHVASLDVTPPAAPAIVLNAPARFAAALPVRAFASHKGTYGSLAVLGGDTGMCGAPILAARAALFAGAGKVHVGFLGAGAPPYDPPFPELMLHPADTLDLGAMTALAAGCGLGTREAAATLVRDALAHDIATLLDADALNLVATHADLAAAVATRGARGNPYVLTPHPLEAARLLGGDTASVQRDRVAAAQALAARYAAIVVLKGSGTVIAAPDGRVTINPTGNAALATGGTGDVLGGLIGALLAQRVAPYEAALAGVYLHGLAADTLTANGTGPAGLTAGELAPMVRTLINRLFYPSPRADT; encoded by the coding sequence ATGACCGTTACCCATCCGCTTCCCGATTCCGATCCGATCGCGCTCTTGCGCGTCGTCGACCTGCGCGCCGCCGAAGCCGACGCCACCGCTGCGCTGCCGCCGCACACGCTGATGGGCCGCGCCGGCGCCGCCGCCGCGCGCTGGCTGTCCGAGCGCATCGCCGGCGACGATCGCCCCGTCTGGTTCGCGGTCGGCCCCGGCAACAACGGCGGCGACGCACTGGTCGCCGCCGCGCAGCTCCAGCAACTCGGCGTCGCGACGCATGCGTGGATGCCGGTACCGGTCAAGCCGGACGACGCGCAATGGGCGCTCGGTCTCGCGCGCTCGGCCGGCGTGCCGCTGTCGGCTACCCCGCCCGCGTCGCTGGATGGTTACGCGTGGATCGTCGACGGGCTGTTCGGCATCGGTCTCGGCCGCGCGCTCGGCGGCGCGTTCGCCGAGCAGGCCGCACGCATCGCCGCCCATGCGCGCGGCGGCGGCCGCGTGCTCGCGCTCGACGTGCCGAGCGGGCTCGACAGCGACACGGGCCGGATCGTCGGCGCGGGCATCGCCGTCGCGGCCACCCACACGCTCACCTTCATCGGCGCGAAGCCCGGCCTCTACACGGGCGAAGGCCGCGATCTCGCCGGCGAGATCCACGTCGCGTCGCTCGACGTCACGCCGCCCGCCGCGCCGGCCATCGTGCTGAATGCGCCCGCGCGGTTCGCCGCGGCGCTGCCCGTGCGTGCCTTCGCGTCCCACAAGGGCACGTACGGCAGCCTCGCGGTGCTCGGCGGCGACACCGGCATGTGCGGCGCGCCGATCCTCGCCGCCCGCGCCGCGCTGTTCGCGGGCGCCGGCAAGGTGCACGTCGGCTTCCTCGGCGCAGGCGCGCCGCCGTACGATCCGCCCTTCCCCGAACTGATGCTGCATCCGGCCGACACGCTCGACCTCGGCGCGATGACCGCGCTCGCGGCCGGTTGCGGGCTCGGCACACGCGAAGCCGCGGCGACGCTGGTGCGCGACGCGCTCGCGCACGACATCGCGACGCTGCTCGATGCCGATGCGCTGAACCTCGTCGCGACGCACGCGGACCTCGCGGCCGCCGTCGCCACGCGCGGCGCGCGCGGCAATCCGTACGTGCTGACGCCGCATCCGCTCGAAGCCGCGCGCCTGCTCGGCGGCGACACGGCCTCGGTACAGCGCGATCGCGTCGCGGCCGCACAAGCGCTCGCCGCACGCTACGCGGCCATCGTGGTGCTGAAAGGCTCGGGCACGGTGATTGCGGCGCCCGACGGCCGCGTGACGATCAACCCGACCGGCAACGCGGCGCTCGCCACGGGCGGCACCGGCGACGTGCTCGGCGGCCTGATCGGCGCACTACTGGCGCAGCGGGTCGCGCCGTACGAAGCCGCGCTGGCCGGCGTCTACCTGCACGGTCTCGCGGCCGACACGCTGACCGCGAACGGCACCGGGCCGGCCGGGCTCACCGCGGGCGAGCTCGCGCCGATGGTACGCACGCTGATCAATCGCCTTTTTTATCCGTCGCCGCGCGCCGACACGTAA
- the pgi gene encoding glucose-6-phosphate isomerase: MTLKSLPAWTALQSHFEQIRHARLRDWFAPENDRAPTRAERFTIPGGGLAADFSKNRIDDETLRLLVQLARDAGVEARRDAMFAGEIVNPTEGRAALHTALRATDPQAPFHAQVSAERAKMATFARAVRSGTWTGYTGKRIRHVINIGIGGSDLGPKMVVHALHHVATPEISTHFVSNVDGADLARVLEQVDPEETLAIIVSKTFTTLETMTNARSLRDWFVARGCPEDALAKHFVGVSANPAEVVKFGIAADNVFEMWDWVGGRYSLWSAVGLSIMIAIGPEQFDELLAGANDMDRHFREAPLERNLPVLLGLIGIWYRNFFGSQSYLVAPYSEALHYLPSYLQQLEMESNGKSARLDGTFVDYPTSAVTWGEPGTNGQHAFFQMLHQGPTIVPIDFIAVLTPEHPLASHHPKLLANCFAQSEALMLGRTLEEARKVAGPGKEALAPHLTFPGNRPTTTLLVDALTPRTLGALIALYEHKVLVQATVWDINPFDQWGVELGKILGKVVEADLSAESVDPAKHDSSTTALIERARAALKR, translated from the coding sequence ATGACGCTGAAATCGCTCCCCGCCTGGACTGCCCTTCAATCCCACTTCGAACAGATCCGCCACGCGCGGCTGCGCGACTGGTTCGCGCCGGAAAACGATCGCGCGCCGACCCGCGCCGAACGCTTCACGATTCCGGGCGGCGGTCTCGCGGCCGATTTCTCGAAGAATCGCATCGACGACGAAACGCTGCGCCTGCTCGTGCAGCTCGCGCGCGACGCCGGCGTCGAGGCGCGCCGCGACGCGATGTTCGCGGGCGAGATCGTCAACCCGACCGAAGGCCGCGCCGCGCTGCACACCGCGCTGCGCGCGACCGACCCACAAGCGCCGTTCCATGCGCAGGTGAGCGCCGAGCGCGCGAAGATGGCGACGTTCGCGCGCGCCGTGCGCAGCGGCACGTGGACGGGCTATACGGGCAAGCGCATTCGCCACGTGATCAACATCGGCATCGGCGGCTCGGATCTCGGCCCGAAGATGGTCGTGCATGCGCTGCACCACGTCGCGACGCCCGAGATCTCGACGCACTTCGTGTCGAACGTCGACGGCGCCGATCTCGCGCGCGTGCTCGAACAGGTCGATCCCGAGGAAACGCTCGCGATCATCGTGTCGAAGACCTTCACGACGCTCGAGACGATGACGAACGCACGCTCGCTGCGCGACTGGTTCGTCGCGCGCGGCTGCCCCGAGGATGCGCTCGCGAAGCACTTCGTCGGCGTGTCGGCGAACCCGGCCGAAGTCGTGAAGTTCGGCATCGCCGCGGACAACGTGTTCGAAATGTGGGACTGGGTCGGCGGCCGCTATTCGCTGTGGTCGGCGGTCGGCCTGTCGATCATGATCGCGATCGGCCCCGAACAGTTCGACGAGCTGCTGGCCGGCGCGAACGACATGGACCGCCACTTCCGCGAAGCGCCGCTCGAGCGCAACCTGCCGGTGCTGCTCGGCCTGATCGGCATCTGGTACCGGAATTTCTTCGGCTCGCAGAGCTATCTCGTCGCGCCGTATTCGGAAGCGCTGCATTACCTGCCGTCGTACCTCCAGCAGCTCGAAATGGAGAGCAACGGCAAATCCGCGCGCCTGGACGGCACTTTCGTCGACTACCCGACGTCGGCCGTCACGTGGGGCGAGCCGGGCACCAACGGCCAGCATGCGTTCTTCCAGATGCTGCACCAAGGGCCGACGATCGTGCCGATCGACTTCATCGCGGTGCTGACGCCCGAACATCCGCTCGCGAGCCATCACCCGAAACTGCTCGCGAACTGCTTCGCGCAGAGCGAAGCGCTGATGCTCGGCCGCACGCTCGAGGAAGCGCGCAAGGTCGCCGGGCCCGGCAAGGAAGCGCTCGCGCCGCACCTGACGTTCCCCGGCAACCGCCCGACCACGACGCTGCTCGTCGATGCGCTGACGCCGCGCACGCTCGGCGCGCTGATCGCGCTTTACGAGCACAAGGTGCTCGTGCAGGCGACGGTGTGGGACATCAATCCGTTCGACCAGTGGGGCGTCGAGCTCGGCAAGATTCTCGGCAAGGTGGTCGAAGCCGACCTGTCGGCCGAATCGGTCGATCCGGCGAAGCACGACTCGTCGACCACGGCGCTGATCGAGCGCGCCCGCGCGGCACTCAAGCGTTGA
- a CDS encoding ABC transporter ATP-binding protein, whose product MFKITDPIIEVHDVCKRVADATGELTILDGITLAVQPGSSLAIVGASGSGKSTLLGLLAGLDSATSGTVRLLGRALDQLDEDERAALRNGAVGFVFQSFQLMPHLTALENVMLPLELQGGISARDAADRARALLVQVGLGERTAHYPKLLSGGEQQRVALARAFVTRPAILFADEPTGSLDAATGHAVIDLMFELNRAHGATLVLVTHDAELARRCATTVTIDAGRIVAPHAASRNA is encoded by the coding sequence ATGTTCAAGATTACCGATCCGATCATCGAAGTCCATGACGTGTGCAAGCGGGTTGCCGATGCAACGGGCGAGCTGACGATCCTCGACGGCATCACGCTCGCCGTGCAGCCGGGCAGCAGCCTCGCGATCGTCGGCGCGTCGGGGTCGGGCAAATCGACGCTGCTTGGCCTGCTTGCAGGGTTGGACAGCGCGACGAGCGGCACGGTTCGCCTGCTCGGCCGTGCGCTCGACCAGCTCGACGAGGACGAACGCGCGGCGCTGCGCAACGGCGCGGTCGGCTTCGTATTCCAGTCGTTCCAGTTGATGCCGCATCTGACGGCGCTCGAGAACGTGATGCTGCCGCTCGAACTGCAGGGCGGCATCAGCGCGCGCGATGCGGCCGACCGCGCGCGGGCGCTGCTCGTGCAGGTCGGTCTCGGCGAACGCACCGCGCATTATCCGAAACTGCTGTCGGGCGGCGAACAGCAGCGTGTCGCGCTCGCCCGCGCGTTCGTCACGCGCCCGGCGATCCTGTTCGCCGACGAGCCGACTGGCAGCCTCGACGCGGCCACCGGCCACGCGGTCATCGACCTGATGTTCGAACTGAACCGCGCGCACGGCGCGACGCTCGTGCTCGTCACGCACGACGCGGAACTCGCGCGCCGCTGCGCGACGACGGTCACCATCGATGCGGGGCGCATCGTCGCGCCGCACGCGGCTTCGCGCAACGCGTGA
- a CDS encoding arylesterase — protein MDTTFRWKRRAAAAALLGTLLAVTVPARAATAPASGPPVIVVLGDSLSAEYGLPRDTGWVALLRQRLTTERIDYSVANASVSGDTTSGGRARLPAVLQRLKPSIVVVELGSNDALRGVPLATTEQNLRDIIASAQRARAKVVLVGMYVPPNYGPDYTQKFHAVYTRLSKDLGVPLVPFLLAGIENKPEMFQADQMHPAQQAQGVLLDNVWPALKPLLGKPRG, from the coding sequence ATGGACACGACATTTCGCTGGAAAAGACGCGCGGCGGCCGCCGCGCTGCTGGGCACCCTGCTGGCCGTCACCGTGCCCGCACGCGCCGCGACGGCGCCGGCATCGGGCCCGCCCGTGATCGTCGTGCTCGGCGACAGTCTCTCGGCCGAATACGGCTTGCCGCGCGACACCGGCTGGGTGGCACTGCTGCGGCAACGGCTCACGACCGAGCGAATCGATTATAGCGTCGCGAACGCCAGCGTCAGCGGCGACACCACGAGCGGCGGCCGTGCGCGATTGCCCGCGGTGCTGCAGCGGCTCAAGCCGTCGATCGTCGTCGTCGAACTCGGTTCGAACGACGCGCTGCGCGGCGTGCCGCTCGCGACGACCGAGCAGAACCTGCGCGACATCATCGCCAGCGCCCAGCGCGCGCGGGCGAAGGTCGTGCTGGTCGGCATGTACGTGCCACCCAATTACGGCCCCGACTACACGCAGAAGTTCCACGCAGTCTATACGCGGCTGTCGAAGGATCTCGGCGTGCCGCTCGTGCCGTTCCTGCTGGCCGGCATCGAGAACAAGCCCGAGATGTTCCAGGCCGACCAGATGCATCCCGCGCAGCAGGCGCAGGGCGTCCTGCTCGACAATGTGTGGCCGGCACTGAAGCCGTTGCTCGGCAAGCCGCGCGGCTGA